In Bacillus weihaiensis, the genomic stretch GAAATGCAATTAAACGTCTCGAAAACGACGGATTCATTAATGTGATTCCAAATAGAGGAGCGTTTGTCATTCACCCTTCGTTAGAGGAAATGGCACAGGCCTATTTTATACGAAAAGAATTAGAACTCATTTCTGTCAGAGAAGGGTTTCCTCTTATGACAACTCACCATACAGACAAAATGAGCGCACTCATTCAACAGGAAAAAAAAGCACTAAACGAATCGAATATTATGGCCTACCTTGAAATTAATAAACAATTTCACATGGTCATGGCGAATGCATGTGGAAACAAGTTCTTAACGGATTACTTAGATAAAATTCTGAATCAAATTGATCTTTATTTACTAATTTACAATGCGATTCACGAATTAGAAAAAGAATTTGATACAGGCTGGGAGGAACATACGGACCTTGTTGAAGCCATTAAAACAAATGACATGGAAGCGTACCAATCGATCTTAATCAAGCATTTAGATTTTAGTCTTGAGGAATTAAAATTCAATACTATGAATTATAAGCCTTTAGCAAATTTGTTCTAATGTCTGTACTTAGCTTTATTAATCGCTCTTTTTTAAACGCTGTTCCTAGATCGTAACATCTAAACAATAAAGTCATCGCTCACACGTAATACCCTGGTAAGCTATGCTTTAAACGAACAGCCCTTTTCAATGAAACGACACAACAACAACAACAGTTTGACTATCTAATAAATAGCTCATAAAAGTAAAAGGGTCTCGGAACTTTCCGAACCCTTTTTACTTATTTTCTTTCTTCATCCTCATGTTTGTTATTCATCGAAAGAAGATAGGTAATCCCTCCAGAAAGAAGAGCACCACCAAGCGCAATCAAGATTCGAATAGACACAGCGATCTCCGAGAAGTCTTTTGCTAGTATCCATAATGATACGGCTCCAACAAATAACATAGTAGATAGTATGAGTGTTTTTTTATTATTCATGCTTCACAACCTATTCTAATATTCTTCTTTCTTCATTCTACTATAAAATAGAAAAAGAGGCTGGGACAGAAGTGCCTGGCACCTTATCGTAACGACTATATGTACGCACTAATTTATCTAGTGCACACAATAGATTGTATCGGAGGGTGCCTGGCTCTTTGTTTTGTCCCAGCCTTCTCCTCTAATTCAATAATCATTCTTAATACTGAGTTAATGTATTTGTCACCATCATGATTGTGACGATAATGGCATAAATAATACCACCAAGATACGGGTTCTTTGTAACCCTGAATATTTTTCTGGTAATAATTGCAGCAAGTGGTATAATAACAATAATTGGGAACAACCATATCCCTACAATATTAGATACATCTGTAAAATACACATCACCTTGAATAAAGAAATGTGTGTATTGAATCAGGACGATAACCGCTGCACTTAAACCATTAAAAATTGCAAGTAAACTAGTATTAACCCATTCTCTTGATTTTGAAGATGCGATAAAATTAAAGCTATTAACAGCAATTGAATTTGCAACATAGAAGATTAAAAAGAATGGTAAATATTTAAGAGCTTCTACTAATTTATCTGGAGTGAATGCTTTTATCGCAATTACCCATATTCTAAAGTCTGTTTTGAAGAAATAATCAGCTATAAACACTAAACTGTATGCTGCGCTCGATACAATAACAGCTAACACTATGGTTTTCCATAATGATTTAAGACTAATTACTACACCTACTTCACGTAAATCCAAGCCCTGACCTTTAGAGAAGAACTTATAAGATAGGAAGAGAATAACAAGCGTCACGATCCCCATGACCACTGACCAAGCTCCTATATAGAAGACAGGCGATTGCGTGAAGAATGCTGGGCGATTTTCTATGCTCCAATTATAAAGTGCTAAATAAGAGTAACCAGATATGATTGCACTTACAATTAGACCACCCCAGAACCATAGCTGTCCTTTCTTACCTTGTACGTTTGAAGCAACAGCCTCTTTTTGAGCTTTTAGAGATCTAAACGCTTCGGTAGAGAGCATAAATTTAGTAAAGGTTACAATAAACATAAAGAATCCAACTAACCCAAGGAAATTAAAGAATACTTTCCATTGCCAAACCTGACTAGAAGGTTCAATTGAATTTGGCGCACCGATTGATTCATCAAAATATTCAATCGTATCGTTTACAACATTAGCAGAGAAATGATTCCAAGGATGAATTTGGTTTGGTGTATAAATGACTCTTAGAGCCTCGACACCATCTATTGATTGCTTATAGAAAGTAGATTGATCACGTGTTTCTTCCTCACTAGGATCAATACCAAAATTCAAAAATGATTGTGCATATTCTGTATGAATATACTCACGTGGAGGAGTTACAGTACCATCTTCTTGTAAGCTACGGAAGAAGAATTCATCATATTGCGCAGCAATAATACCGACATCTCTCGTTCCATAGACATTCGCATATTGCTGTTCATCATTTCGTAAAGACCAATATAGCGGTTCACCCGGGTCATTAGTATACATTGCATCGTTTGCAATAAGCAAAGCAGATGAAATTAATTGATCCTCAATTGGCTTTTTATTATCTTCTAAAATTGACCAGTTTGCAGCTCTTGCGCCATTTGAATGTCCTGTTACCGCAATATTTTCTTTATCAACATAAGGAAGATCTGCCATCAACTCGACCGCATCATACATACCTGTGCCACGATTTTGCCACTCTGTTGCTGCGATTGCATCAGAATTCCCATGACCATACATATCAATCGAGATCACGACATAACCACGTCTCGACAATTCTACATAATTTAAATCTTGCATTTCACGGTTATTGTACCAGCCATGACTTGTCACGATACCGGGTGCTGGATTCTCCTTTGTTACTCCATAAGGTACAAACAATAAAGCACTCATTAAATGACCAGATGGTGTTTCCCAACGTAAATCTTTTACCGTTACTTTTCCACCAGAAGTTTGTACGAATGATGCTCCAATCATACTGACCAAACATAAAATT encodes the following:
- a CDS encoding GntR family transcriptional regulator, encoding MKKSMEQFVYTTITEAIVKRKLAPGTQLIEMSIAEQLNVSRTPVRNAIKRLENDGFINVIPNRGAFVIHPSLEEMAQAYFIRKELELISVREGFPLMTTHHTDKMSALIQQEKKALNESNIMAYLEINKQFHMVMANACGNKFLTDYLDKILNQIDLYLLIYNAIHELEKEFDTGWEEHTDLVEAIKTNDMEAYQSILIKHLDFSLEELKFNTMNYKPLANLF
- a CDS encoding alpha/beta hydrolase family protein; amino-acid sequence: MKGISKNSKFLVFALILCLVSMIGASFVQTSGGKVTVKDLRWETPSGHLMSALLFVPYGVTKENPAPGIVTSHGWYNNREMQDLNYVELSRRGYVVISIDMYGHGNSDAIAATEWQNRGTGMYDAVELMADLPYVDKENIAVTGHSNGARAANWSILEDNKKPIEDQLISSALLIANDAMYTNDPGEPLYWSLRNDEQQYANVYGTRDVGIIAAQYDEFFFRSLQEDGTVTPPREYIHTEYAQSFLNFGIDPSEEETRDQSTFYKQSIDGVEALRVIYTPNQIHPWNHFSANVVNDTIEYFDESIGAPNSIEPSSQVWQWKVFFNFLGLVGFFMFIVTFTKFMLSTEAFRSLKAQKEAVASNVQGKKGQLWFWGGLIVSAIISGYSYLALYNWSIENRPAFFTQSPVFYIGAWSVVMGIVTLVILFLSYKFFSKGQGLDLREVGVVISLKSLWKTIVLAVIVSSAAYSLVFIADYFFKTDFRIWVIAIKAFTPDKLVEALKYLPFFLIFYVANSIAVNSFNFIASSKSREWVNTSLLAIFNGLSAAVIVLIQYTHFFIQGDVYFTDVSNIVGIWLFPIIVIIPLAAIITRKIFRVTKNPYLGGIIYAIIVTIMMVTNTLTQY